A genomic region of Candidatus Bathyarchaeota archaeon contains the following coding sequences:
- the thpR gene encoding RNA 2',3'-cyclic phosphodiesterase: protein MVGLERIIRSFISVDVEDDKLLDVFQTLQRRLVETGNVFKLVERSNMHITLRFLGNIPESLVKRVMKGLEELKFKQFRMEFKGLGVFPSRSYVRVVWVGVGEGVDELKDIHVQLNGILGRLGFKSERFSPHLTLARVKAVRNRAGLVRLLQEYDGVSFGSMDVSSVRLKRSTLTPRGPVYDTIMEVKPRP from the coding sequence ATGGTCGGTTTGGAGAGAATCATAAGGTCTTTCATATCGGTCGACGTCGAGGACGATAAGTTGCTAGACGTATTTCAAACCCTCCAAAGGAGGCTCGTGGAGACAGGTAACGTATTCAAACTGGTCGAGAGGTCGAACATGCACATAACCCTCAGGTTTCTAGGCAATATACCGGAGTCCCTCGTGAAACGCGTCATGAAGGGGTTGGAGGAGTTGAAGTTTAAACAGTTTAGGATGGAGTTTAAGGGCTTAGGGGTCTTTCCCAGCCGAAGTTATGTTAGGGTGGTCTGGGTCGGGGTCGGCGAGGGGGTTGACGAGCTCAAAGATATACATGTCCAGCTTAACGGTATACTCGGGAGACTCGGGTTTAAGAGCGAGAGGTTTTCACCCCACTTAACGCTGGCTAGGGTTAAAGCGGTCCGTAACAGGGCCGGGCTGGTGAGGCTTCTACAGGAATACGACGGAGTCTCCTTCGGCTCGATGGATGTCTCCTCGGTCAGGCTTAAGCGAAGCACCCTAACGCCTAGGGGTCCTGTGTACGACACGATCATGGAGGTTAAACCCAGGCCTTGA
- a CDS encoding AAA family ATPase: MKLCKIGVGLTGYPGAGKTLLAAEASRMGLPVLNMGDVVREEAGKRGVEPTRENMTRLMFKLREEEGPLAVARRILDKCRRVEGKLVVIDGLRTVDELRLFKESFKRFILVMVDAPREERFRRLYRRGRQDDPKTLEELADRDRAEETLGLGELMKKADRLVVNSGPPEKALKTFRAILEEASRLDP, from the coding sequence TTGAAGCTGTGTAAGATAGGCGTCGGTTTAACGGGGTATCCTGGGGCGGGTAAAACCCTATTGGCGGCCGAAGCCTCTAGGATGGGGCTCCCGGTGCTCAACATGGGCGACGTCGTAAGGGAGGAGGCCGGCAAAAGGGGGGTTGAGCCGACGAGGGAGAACATGACCAGGCTGATGTTCAAGCTCAGGGAGGAGGAGGGGCCTCTGGCCGTCGCCAGACGTATCCTCGACAAATGTCGGCGTGTAGAGGGGAAGCTCGTAGTCATAGACGGTTTGAGAACGGTAGACGAGCTTAGGCTGTTCAAGGAAAGCTTCAAACGGTTCATACTGGTCATGGTCGACGCACCTAGAGAGGAAAGGTTTCGCAGACTCTACAGACGTGGCAGACAAGACGACCCTAAGACGCTCGAAGAACTGGCGGATAGAGATAGAGCCGAGGAGACGTTAGGCTTAGGGGAGCTTATGAAGAAGGCGGATAGGCTCGTAGTGAACTCTGGCCCCCCTGAGAAGGCGTTGAAGACCTTCAGAGCGATTCTGGAGGAGGCTTCCAGGCTTGACCCTTAA